The sequence ACCGGTCCGGTCGGGGCCGCCGGTGGCCGTCGTCGGGAGCGTCTGGCGAAATCGCTCCGCCGGCCGGCCCCCGGCGTCCCCTCCCTCGCGTTCTCGAATGTCATTCCGGCGAAAGCCGGAATCCAGGTGGTGGCGGTCCGGTGCCGCGCCGCGGGTCAGCTTCGCCAGACCTGCTGCCTCAGGATCTCGGTGTCCATGTGGAAGTCGAGGCCGACGATGGCGCCGCCGGCGACACGGGAGATCAGGACCTCGATGAGGTCGAGCCGCGCACCCTCGATGTCGTTGCCCTCGGGCCATTCTCCCCTGCCCGTACCGGTCGCCCGGTACACGTAGCACGCCCCGTTCTCCTCCACGATGCGGTGGAGGATCTCGAAGCGGGCGTCGGGGAAGTGCTCGTAGAAGGCGCTGTGCATCTCGTGGAGGCCGGCGCGGTCGTAGGGGTAGGGGGCACCCTCGTCGTTGATCTCGCAGTTCTCGGCCAGTACCGAGACCAAGAGGTCCGGGTCGTGGCTGTTGACGCCCTCGAAGAAGGTGTCCATGAGCCGTTGGTTGGTTTCTCGCATGATGTGGCTCGCTTCGCGGTGGGTCGGTCAGTCGCCGCCGGGCCCGTAATCCTCGGGATAGCCCTCCATCGGCTGGGCCAGGATCCCGCCGTCGACGGTGAGTGAGGTGCCCGTCACGAACGAGGACAGCCCCGAGGCCAGGAAGAGCGTGGCGATCGCCACGTCGTCCGGGCTGCAGAGCCGACCCAGGGGGACGTGGTCGATGATGCCGGCGAACTCCGCCTCGACGTCGATGCCGTGCGGGGCGACCGCCTTGATGAAGTCCACGACGCCCTCGGTGAGCGACGCCCCGGGGCAGATGGCGTTGACGCGGATGCCCCACGGCGCCAACTCCATCGCAAGGGCGCGCGTGAGGCCGATGAGCGCGTGCTTCGAGGTGATGTAGTGGATCAAGCCCGGCGAGGACGGCTGGAACGAGTCCACCGACGCCATGTTGATGATGACCCCGCCCTCGCCGTCGGCGCGCATCGCCCGTGCCGCCGCCTGCGCGCACAGGAAGCTGCCGGTGATGTTCGTGTCGATGACGCGCTGGAACTCCTCCGGCGGCATCTCGTCGAGCAGGTAGTTCGAGAACGCGCCGGCGTTGTTCACGAACACGTCGATGCGGCCCGTCAACTCCCGTGCCTCGGCCACGAGGTTCAGGATCGAGTCACCGTCGGTCACGTCCACCCGGATGGCGAAGCCCCTCCCGTCGGGAATCGAGGCCGCGACGTTCCGCGCCTTGTCCAGACTGCGGGCGGCGGCAACCACCGTCGCGCCGGCTTCGCCCAGCCGGCGGGCTATGGCGGCGCCGAACCCCTGAGAACCGCCGGTGATGACGGCGCACCGGCCGGACAGGTCGACCAGTTCGGCGATCCCTCTGGCACCGGTGTCCATCGCGTACCCCCTCACCCGCGGCTGTCCTAGCGGCGCCCGAGTCTAGGCATCGGCCTGCGGGCTCTCAAGAATGCGCCCGTGGCTGGCGGAGCCGTCGGACTGTGACGTCAGGGCGCGCTGAGTCGCCGTCACAGTCGCCCCACGTGATCGTCTAGGCTCGTGTCGAGAAGCTGCTCGGAGCTTCTGAAGGGGGAGTCGCAGCTTCCGGGGGGAGGACATGCACATGAGTGCCCTCGTTAGGTCGTCCGTTGTACGTGTACTCGTCGCATCCCTGGCAGTGGTGTTGCTTGCCACCGCCTGCGGCGACGATGAGGCGGAGCAGGCGCAGCCGCCTCCGCCCGCCCCGGCGCCGACCGAGGCGCCCGCCCCACCGCCTGAGCCGCCGCCTGAGCCACCGCCGGCGCCCCCGGAGGCTCCGCCGCCGGAGCCGCCGCCCGAGCCGCCGCCACCACCACCCGCCGAGGTGCCTGCCGAGAAGCCCGTCTACGGCATGGTCACGGCCGTGCAGCACCCCTACTACGCGCCGACCGAGGCAGCGGTCGGTCCTACCTGCGAGCGATTGGGCTGCGAGGTCATCTTCCTGCAGCCCTCCTCGTGCGATGCCGCCGAGGAGAGCCAGCTCATCCGCGATGTGCTGGCGGCAGGGATCGACGGGCTCGGGGTCTCGGCGTGCGACGCGGCCGGCGTCCTGCCCGTGGTGGAGGAGGCCGCCGCCACCGGCATCCCGATCGTGACATTCGACGCCGACTGCTGCGCCGACATCCGGACGATCGCGGTCTCCAACAGCGATTGGCAGATCGGCGAGTTGCACGCCGTGGCGCTCAACGACCTCCTGCCCGACGGCGGGAAGGTCGTCAACATCATCGGATCGCTGGCGATGGAGAACGTGCGGACTCGCCTGGACGCGCTCGCGGAGGGCATCAACCCCAACATCGAGATCGAGAACTTCGAGGACCAGAACGACCTGACCAAGACCGGCCAGATCATCAGGGACGTCCTGACGACCCAAGGGGACGAGGTCGACATCTTCATGACGCAGACGGGGAGTGCAGCGGTCATCGCGCAGACCCTGGTCGACGAGGGCTTCGATCACATCCCGGTCGTCGGCATCAACGACTTCGAGGACATCCTCGAGTGGGTGCGCAAGGGCAACATCGTGAGCACCGTGGCGCTGAACCCGGGAGCCCAAGGGGAGCTGGCGCTCGTCGCCCTCGACAAGCTCCGCCAGGGGCTCACCCCGTCGACGGACTTCTTCGGGACGGGCGGCGTGATCATCACACCGGAGAACGTGGACACCTACGCCGACGACGTGGCGGACCTGAACGCACGTCTGCGGGAGGAATTCGAAGCTCTCTGGTCGTAGCCCCAAGCCCACCCGCCGGACGTCAGGTTCCCGCGCCGCGCCCGTGAGCGCCAACGGCGATCCGCTCTACGCCGGCTACGGCCTGACGAAGTGGTTCGGCGGGCTGCGTGCCGTCCACGACCTCTCCGTGGAGTTGTTCGCCGGGCAGGTTCTGGCGCTCGTGGGTGACAACGGCGCCGGCAAGTCCACGACGCTGAAGATGCTGGCGGGGTCGCTCCGGCCCGACGCAGGCTCCATCACGCTCGAGGGCGAGCACGTCCGGCTGGCCAGCCCGCGGACGGCTCGGGCACTCGGGATCGAGACCGTGTACCAGGACCTGGCCCTCGCGGACACGCTCGAGGTGGTGCAGAACGTGTTCTCGGGGAGGGAGCTGACCCGCTACGGCTTCCTGCAGCGCGTCGAGATGACGAAGCAGACGGAGAGCCTCCTGGAGGAGTTCCGCGTCAAGATCCCGAGCGTCTTCGCCCAGATCTCCTCGCTCTCGGGCGGTCAGCGCCAGGGATGTGCAATCTCGCGGGCGGTCAGCGGGGGCAGCCGGGTGCTGCTGCTGGACGAGCCCACGGCTGCGCTCGGGGTCGCCGAGCGCAGGAACGTGCTCGAACTCATCAAGAGCCTGCGCGACGCCGGCATCGGCATCCTCATCATCAGCCACAACCTGCCCGACGTGTTCGAGGTCGCCGATCGGATCACGGTGCTGCGCCGAGGCGAGCGGGTGGGCACGGTGCCGGCCACCGACGTCGACGCTGGCGATCTCGTCGCCATGATCACCGGCGCCTCGGGCAACGCGGCCGCGGGGGACTCCTGACGTGGGCGCCTCCGAGGGGCGCGAGGGCCTCGCCATGACCGCGCGGGGCGGCTGGGGAACGGGGCGCTACCGCGAGTACCGCAACCTGCTCTTCGGCGCGCAGCGGTACCCGAAGATCATCCTCGCCGCTGTCATCGTCGTCGGCGTGATCACCGTGATCATCGATACTCGATTCGCCTCGTGGTTGAACGTCACCAACGTCCTGCGTGCCGCCGCACCCGTCGGCGTCGCCGCCGTCGGCCAGACGATCGTGCTGATCGGCGGGAACTTCGACCTCTCGATCGGTTCGATGGCGGGGCTCACCGGGCTCCTGACGGCGGTGTTCCTGCACAACGGCCTGGGCGCAGCCGAGACCATCGTGCTGGTGCTGCTCGTCGGTATGGGTCTCGGGCTGGTGAACGCCTTCGTCGTGGGGATCATCCGCATCAACCCCATCATCGGCACACTGGGCACGGGGAGCGTCTTCTACGGGGCGGCGGTGCTCGCCACAAAGGGCGTCCCGCAGGTCTACCCGCGCGAGGGCCTGCTGTTCCTGGTGACCAAGCGGTTGGGCATCCACCCCTCGGTGTTCGTCTACATCGGCGTGCTGTTGCTGTTCGGGGTGTTCCTGCACATGACCGTCTGGGGGGTGCGGACCTACCTGCTGGGCGCCAACGTGGAGGCGGCGCGCACCTCGGGCGTTCCCACCACCCAGACGGTGATGCTGACCTACGTGATCAGCGGGCTGCTGGCGGCGGTCGGGGGGATCCTGCTGACGGTGGAGCTCGGCTCGGGTCAGCCGAGCGGCGGCCAGACGTGGCTCCTGTCGACCCTTGCCGGTCCGATCATCGGCGGTGTGGCGGTGACCGGCGGCGCCGGCACGCTCTTCGGGGCCTTCCTCGGGATGGTGCTCATATCCGAGATCAACAGCGCGCTCGTCTTCGCCGGCTACACGTCCTTCGCCAGGGAGTTGGCGCTCGGGATCGCCATCCTGGTGGCAATGACCACCCAGGCCGACACCATCAGGTCGTTGCTGCGGACGGCCCGGCAACGCGCCCGCCTGCGGGCCGGTGAGGAGGTCGTGGACTGACCGGCTAGTGGAGCCCGGCCAGTTTGGCGTCGTCGAAGCGCCCCGCCTCGATGTCCGCAAGGGCGCGCTCGAAGATGGCCAATGCCTCGTCGGCGTCGCTGCGGGTGATCGTCAGCGGAGGCGTGATCTCCATGACGTTCCCGAAGGCCAGCAGGATCAGTCCCAACTCGAAGCACCGGTAGGCGAGCCGGTGGGCGTCGGTGGTGGCCGGTTCCCGGGTCTGCTGATCGGTCACCAGCTCCACGCCGAGCAGCAGACCCTTGCCCCGGACGTCGCCGATGAGGGGGTGCCCGCCCTTCATCTCGAGCAGTTTCTCCTTGAGGTAGCCGCCCATGTCGGCCGCATTGGTGGCGAGGTCCTCGCGCTGCATCACCTCCATGAAGGCGAGCGACGTGGTGCACGAGACCGGGTGGCCTCCGAGCGTGTACGCCGTGTAGATGTCGACCTCGAGGATCTCCGAGCGCCCCACCACGGCCGAAAGGGGGAAGCCCCCGCCGAGGGGCTTGGCCAGGCCGACCGCGTCGGCCTCTATGCCGAAGTGCTCGAACCCGAACATCCGCCCGGTCCGGCCGAACGCCGTCTTGATCTCGTCGAAGATCAGCCAGATGCCGTGCTCGTCGCACAACTCCCGCAGCGCGGGGAAGTAGTTGTCCGGGGGCACGATCTCCCCGCTGTCGGACTGGATGCTCTCCGCGAACACGGCCGCCGTCTGGTCCGCAGGCGAGACGTTCGTCAACAGCTCGGTGCGGAGATAGTCCAGGCACCGCAGGGAGCACTCCTGGGGGTCGCACGGTCCCCAGGTGCAGCGGTAGGGGTTGGGGTAGGGCGCCTTGGTGATGTGACCGCCGGGGATCGGCGTGCTCAGGGCGCCGTGTCCGGAGATGGCCCCGGAACCGATCGTCATGCCGTGGAAGGCGCCGATGAAGGAGACGATGCGGGGACGGCCCGAGGCCACCGGGACCACCTTGGCGAGGTAGTCCATGGCGTCCGATCCGGAGACGCCGAACCAGACCTTCTTGTCGAAATCGCCCGGGAAGAGGTCCACGAGCTTCTCGGCAAGTTCGACCGCGGGCTCGTGGATGTAGCACACCAGCGGGTGTGCGTACTCCTTGTCGATCGCCGAGATCGCGGCGTCGCGCACCTCGGGATGGCCGTACCCGGCGGGGACCGCCCCACCACAGCCCATCCAGTCCAGGTACTCGTTGCCGTCAGGGTCCCAGAGGCGCACGCCCTCCGCCCTGCCCACGACGAAGGGGTAGAGCCGGTACTTCAGCGACTTCGTGATGACGGCGTCGTCGCGCCGGGCGACCTCCCCGGTCAATCGGAGATCCCTTGGCCCGTGAGCATCCATCGCCAGGTTCCTTCACTCGATTGCGGGGAGCGGTGCCTGCCCGAGTGGTCCCCGAGTGGTCATCGTTGCATGCGCCGGTCGCGCTGTCCTAGTAGTCGCCCACCACGGTGCTGGCGAACTTGCTGAGCAGGTGGGGGCCGGCCAGGACCGGCTCGTAGCGGGGCGATTCGCCGGGCGCCAGGCAGGTTGGCAGGCAGCGCACCTCGGCGTCCCAGCGCACGTTGTGGAAGAACACGATGCTCTGACGCCGGGCGGAGCGGCCGGCGTCAGCCGGCGGTAGCGCGGCCCGGTGCAGGGTGGAGACCCAGCGGTCATTGGTCCAGCGGGCCATCATGTCGCCGAGGTTCACCACGAAGCCGTCCGGAATCATCGGCACGGCCGCCCAGCCGTCCGGCCCCATGACCTCCAGGCCGCCGGGGGCATCGTCGAAGCGCAGGATCGACAGGGTGCCGTAGTCGGTGTGGGCGCCGGCGCGCAGCTGTCCGGGCAGCGGGCGGCTCTCCAGTTCCGGATAGTTGATCGCCCGCATGGCGCTGGAGTGGTGGTCCAGCAACTCCTCGAAGTAGTCCGCCGGCAGGTCCAGCCCCACGGCCATGATCGACAACAGCCTGCCCGCAAGGTCGGCCATGGTCCGGAAGTACGCCTCCCAGGCCGGCCGCAGTGACGCCGGCTCGTCGGGCCAGCGGGGTTCGGCCAGGATCGCCCCGCCGCCCGGGGGGATCACCGCCGGCAGGTCCAGGGGGCCCATGTTGAGGGTCTCCTTCAGATCCGGCGGCGTGGTGTCGCCGAGCGAGCGGGCCAGCATCTCGCCCCGGATGGGGGAGTAGCCGTAGGCGTAGTCCTCCGACGGCGCCGGGCTCTGCCGCTTGACCTCCAGCGGCAGGTCGAAGAACTCCCGTGCCGCGCTCCAAACGGCGTCGATGGTCGGTTGCGGCACGCCGTGGCCGACGATGACGAAGAAACCGATGGCGCGGCAGGCCTCGTCCACGGCCCTGCCGACTTCGGCCAGGCCCCCGGCACCCTCGGCGGCGGGGGAGATGTCGATGATCGGGACGGGGGATGGCGCGGTCGCCGGTGCCGGCGCCGACAGCCCGCCGGACGCCGCGCTCATCGCCGTGACGGTGCCGGAGTGGGCGAGTTCTCGGCCCGGGGGCGGCATTGACAGCGATACTTCATATACTGATATCTACTTTGAGTCTTATTCGGACGCAGCGTCGGTGGACACGTCGTCGCGGTGCAGATTCAGTGATGCGGAGTTCATGCAGTAGCGCTCGCCGGTTGGGGCGGGGCCGTCGTCGAAGATGTGCCCCAGGTGCGCCCCGCACTCGTTGCAGACCGCCTCGGTGCGGACCCAGCCGTGGCTGCGGTCGGTGCGGCGCCCCACCCGCTCGGTGCCCAACTCGGAGTGGAAGCTGGGCCAGCCGGTGCCGGAGTCGTACTTGGTTTCGCTGGAGAACAGCGCTATGTCGCAGACCACGCAGTGATAGACGCCGTCGTCCTTGCAGTCCCAATACTCGCCGGTGAAGGCCCGCTCCGTGCCGGCCTCCTGGGTCACGTGGTACTGGAGTGGGGAGAGCCTCTGGCGGAGTTCCCGCCGGTCTTGCTTGTCGGTGGTCATGGTGCCTCCAATGCCGCGCAGCGAACAGGCGTATGGATTACACTTCTGTAATCTCAAGCTGTGCAATCCCAGGCTGCCGAGGGTGCCGCACCTAGTGTCTCACAGAGTGTCTCACAGGGCTGTGTCACACCCTCTCGGCAGGATATGCGCAGACAGCTTCCCCCGAACGATCGATCCAACCGACACCGGCGGTGACCGGGACGACCAGGAGGTCATGAACAGATGACGACCGAAAGCAACGGCAGGGTGCGCGAGCAGGCGCTCGACTTGGCCCTTCGCCAGATCGAGAAGAACTTCGGCAAGGGCGCCATCATGCGGATGGGCGAGAAAGGTGCCATGCAGATCGAGTCCGTGTCCACCGGGGCGCTGGCCCTCGACGTGGCGCTCGGGATCGGCGGCCTGCCCCGCGGCAGGGTCACGGAGATCTTCGGGCCCGAGTCCTCGGGCAAGACCACGCTGGCGCTGCACGTCGTGGCCGAGGCGCAGCGCACCGGCGGCGTATGTGCCTACATCGACGCCGAGCACGCCCTCGACCCGATCTACGCCCGGGCCATCGGGGTGGACGTGGACGAGATGCTGATCTCCCAGCCCGACACCGGCGAGCAGGCGCTGGAGATCGCCGACGTGCTGATCCGCTCGGGCGCCATCGACGCGGTGGTGGTCGACTCGGTGGCGGCGTTGACGCCCCGGGCCGAGATCGAGGGCGAGATGGGCGACCACCACGTGGGCCTGCAGGCCCGGCTCATGTCCCAGGCCCTGCGCAAGCTCACCGCCAACCTGCACAAGAGCCACGCAGTGTGCATCTTCATCAACCAGCTGCGCGAGAAGATCGGGGTGATGTTCGGCTCGCCGGAGACCACCACGGGGGGCCGGGCGCTGAAGTTCTACTCGTCGGTGCGCCTCGACATCCGCCGCATCGAGTCCATCAAGAACGGCGCCGAGGTGGTCGGCAACCGCACCCGCGTCCGGGTGGTGAAGAACAAGGTGGCGCCGCCGTTCCGCACCGCCGAGTTCGACATCATGTACTCCCAGGGCATCAGCCGGGAGGGCTCGGTGCTGGACCTGGCGGTGAACCTCGACATCGTGAAGAAGTCGGGGGCCTGGTACACCTACGAGGGCGACCAGATCGGCCAGGGGCGCGAGAACGTCAAGACCTTCCTGCGGGAGAACCCCGCCCTGGTGCTGGAGATGGCCGAGAAGGTCACCGGGCAGTTGCTGCCCCAGGTCGCCGAGACGCCCGAGGCGGAGCCCGCCGCCGTCGCCACCTGAACCCCCGTCCACTGCATCGGTCCGGGCGGGGCCGCCGGTGGCCGTCGTCGGGAGCGTCTGGCGAAATCGCTCCGCCGGCCGGCCCCCGGCGTCCCCTCCCTCGCCCCTTCACCGTTCCGGCCCCCATTCGTCATTCCGGCGAAGGCCGGAATCCACGCGGCAGCGGACGGGGCGGCTGCCTCTACGCTTGGACAGGTGAGCGGCGACGGCGT comes from bacterium and encodes:
- a CDS encoding nuclear transport factor 2 family protein, translated to MRETNQRLMDTFFEGVNSHDPDLLVSVLAENCEINDEGAPYPYDRAGLHEMHSAFYEHFPDARFEILHRIVEENGACYVYRATGTGRGEWPEGNDIEGARLDLIEVLISRVAGGAIVGLDFHMDTEILRQQVWRS
- a CDS encoding substrate-binding domain-containing protein → MSALVRSSVVRVLVASLAVVLLATACGDDEAEQAQPPPPAPAPTEAPAPPPEPPPEPPPAPPEAPPPEPPPEPPPPPPAEVPAEKPVYGMVTAVQHPYYAPTEAAVGPTCERLGCEVIFLQPSSCDAAEESQLIRDVLAAGIDGLGVSACDAAGVLPVVEEAAATGIPIVTFDADCCADIRTIAVSNSDWQIGELHAVALNDLLPDGGKVVNIIGSLAMENVRTRLDALAEGINPNIEIENFEDQNDLTKTGQIIRDVLTTQGDEVDIFMTQTGSAAVIAQTLVDEGFDHIPVVGINDFEDILEWVRKGNIVSTVALNPGAQGELALVALDKLRQGLTPSTDFFGTGGVIITPENVDTYADDVADLNARLREEFEALWS
- a CDS encoding aspartate aminotransferase family protein — protein: MTGEVARRDDAVITKSLKYRLYPFVVGRAEGVRLWDPDGNEYLDWMGCGGAVPAGYGHPEVRDAAISAIDKEYAHPLVCYIHEPAVELAEKLVDLFPGDFDKKVWFGVSGSDAMDYLAKVVPVASGRPRIVSFIGAFHGMTIGSGAISGHGALSTPIPGGHITKAPYPNPYRCTWGPCDPQECSLRCLDYLRTELLTNVSPADQTAAVFAESIQSDSGEIVPPDNYFPALRELCDEHGIWLIFDEIKTAFGRTGRMFGFEHFGIEADAVGLAKPLGGGFPLSAVVGRSEILEVDIYTAYTLGGHPVSCTTSLAFMEVMQREDLATNAADMGGYLKEKLLEMKGGHPLIGDVRGKGLLLGVELVTDQQTREPATTDAHRLAYRCFELGLILLAFGNVMEITPPLTITRSDADEALAIFERALADIEAGRFDDAKLAGLH
- a CDS encoding isopenicillin N synthase family oxygenase, with translation MPPPGRELAHSGTVTAMSAASGGLSAPAPATAPSPVPIIDISPAAEGAGGLAEVGRAVDEACRAIGFFVIVGHGVPQPTIDAVWSAAREFFDLPLEVKRQSPAPSEDYAYGYSPIRGEMLARSLGDTTPPDLKETLNMGPLDLPAVIPPGGGAILAEPRWPDEPASLRPAWEAYFRTMADLAGRLLSIMAVGLDLPADYFEELLDHHSSAMRAINYPELESRPLPGQLRAGAHTDYGTLSILRFDDAPGGLEVMGPDGWAAVPMIPDGFVVNLGDMMARWTNDRWVSTLHRAALPPADAGRSARRQSIVFFHNVRWDAEVRCLPTCLAPGESPRYEPVLAGPHLLSKFASTVVGDY
- the recA gene encoding recombinase RecA, with product MTTESNGRVREQALDLALRQIEKNFGKGAIMRMGEKGAMQIESVSTGALALDVALGIGGLPRGRVTEIFGPESSGKTTLALHVVAEAQRTGGVCAYIDAEHALDPIYARAIGVDVDEMLISQPDTGEQALEIADVLIRSGAIDAVVVDSVAALTPRAEIEGEMGDHHVGLQARLMSQALRKLTANLHKSHAVCIFINQLREKIGVMFGSPETTTGGRALKFYSSVRLDIRRIESIKNGAEVVGNRTRVRVVKNKVAPPFRTAEFDIMYSQGISREGSVLDLAVNLDIVKKSGAWYTYEGDQIGQGRENVKTFLRENPALVLEMAEKVTGQLLPQVAETPEAEPAAVAT
- a CDS encoding glucose 1-dehydrogenase; translated protein: MRGYAMDTGARGIAELVDLSGRCAVITGGSQGFGAAIARRLGEAGATVVAAARSLDKARNVAASIPDGRGFAIRVDVTDGDSILNLVAEARELTGRIDVFVNNAGAFSNYLLDEMPPEEFQRVIDTNITGSFLCAQAAARAMRADGEGGVIINMASVDSFQPSSPGLIHYITSKHALIGLTRALAMELAPWGIRVNAICPGASLTEGVVDFIKAVAPHGIDVEAEFAGIIDHVPLGRLCSPDDVAIATLFLASGLSSFVTGTSLTVDGGILAQPMEGYPEDYGPGGD
- a CDS encoding ATP-binding cassette domain-containing protein: MSANGDPLYAGYGLTKWFGGLRAVHDLSVELFAGQVLALVGDNGAGKSTTLKMLAGSLRPDAGSITLEGEHVRLASPRTARALGIETVYQDLALADTLEVVQNVFSGRELTRYGFLQRVEMTKQTESLLEEFRVKIPSVFAQISSLSGGQRQGCAISRAVSGGSRVLLLDEPTAALGVAERRNVLELIKSLRDAGIGILIISHNLPDVFEVADRITVLRRGERVGTVPATDVDAGDLVAMITGASGNAAAGDS
- a CDS encoding ABC transporter permease, whose translation is MGASEGREGLAMTARGGWGTGRYREYRNLLFGAQRYPKIILAAVIVVGVITVIIDTRFASWLNVTNVLRAAAPVGVAAVGQTIVLIGGNFDLSIGSMAGLTGLLTAVFLHNGLGAAETIVLVLLVGMGLGLVNAFVVGIIRINPIIGTLGTGSVFYGAAVLATKGVPQVYPREGLLFLVTKRLGIHPSVFVYIGVLLLFGVFLHMTVWGVRTYLLGANVEAARTSGVPTTQTVMLTYVISGLLAAVGGILLTVELGSGQPSGGQTWLLSTLAGPIIGGVAVTGGAGTLFGAFLGMVLISEINSALVFAGYTSFARELALGIAILVAMTTQADTIRSLLRTARQRARLRAGEEVVD
- the msrB gene encoding peptide-methionine (R)-S-oxide reductase MsrB, with protein sequence MTTDKQDRRELRQRLSPLQYHVTQEAGTERAFTGEYWDCKDDGVYHCVVCDIALFSSETKYDSGTGWPSFHSELGTERVGRRTDRSHGWVRTEAVCNECGAHLGHIFDDGPAPTGERYCMNSASLNLHRDDVSTDAASE